The window CATACATACAATGTTTGTGTTTGGAAGGATGTTGTGTAACTCATTCATGTCTTTAATAATCATACATGTTGGCAATTACTCTCATATGTGGGCTACGTATTAATGAAATTAGATTGAAAACTGATATttctcaacaacaacaatgacaacaacaacaataataataataataataataataataataataataataaatgtttaatttatttgacAAATAATTCGTTTGTATGCATTTTAGgtcatgaaattatttccaaACAGCTTTCAAGTCGTACCTGCATTTCCGCTGTACTCGCCCAGACTCAGTCTGAAGTAGTCCTGCTGTGAAGCCAGGGAGAAGTTCTTATACACAGCGTACGTGGTGTTTCCTTCAAAGTCTTCCAAGTCAATTCTCAGATCATAGTAACCCTGGCTGGTTATACGATGGATGTTTGTGTTGCCTAGAGGACAAAATAAAATTGAGATCAATCCTTGGTTTTATGTCGACAAATTTACCATCAAATATATGGAAGAATAaacaaacccaaccccaaaacccccccaaaacaaacaaaaacacataaaaaaactCACACAAAAATTGCATAAATTGAGGGAACCTTTCCAGTTAGATACAGACGAGGCAGATGCGTTTGTAGGAATCTATGATGGAGGGGGGTCTAGGTTATTTCTAATAGATAACAAATAGTTTTTCCccggaaaaaatatatatgaaaaattcGCACTGAGCGTACAACCCCCGTCCATTTGAtattggaaaacaaaacaaaaaacccccaccctaAAGCAACGAATTTCCTACGTTTAATTTgatatgtttttctttcataGAACTTCGTCAGCAATGTTAATCTGATGGAGATATTCATGCTATTGTCCTTGTTGCACGTTACAGTAGTGAGATCTTGTTTAAGGTGTTTTCGTTTATCTGCCACTTCGACACAAGTGTTATGTTAATTAAGTACTATATGGTTAACTACGAATGTCGTCGAGCTATGTCGTTCGTGATACCTTCAGTTAGTGTGCTCTTGGATGTGAATTCACCTATACATCGACTGATACTATTGAAATAATCTATACAATTTGAATTCACGTTATATTCGGTGTTCTCCGTTTGGTATTCTGTTTTGTGATATAAGACCCATCCAGTAAtcactacatgtattatttaaggTAGACTCCAGGTTATTAGTAAAATGCTCAACCATGTATCCTGTTATTCTGACGCGTCTGGGGACCCactggcaaagcgctcgctcgatgcgcggtcgatcttaaccatatgtctgacgccatataagcgtaaataaaatgtgttgagcgtcgttaaataaaacatttctttctttctgaggCGTCTGCGTTATGACACGCCTGCGTTTTGAGAagaaattgatttattatcatttttatttatttatttatttattatttactttccATATTACCTATCCTAATCTGCAAACTACTACTATCACACCAAATgctgtggaatgtgctgtcctgtctacatAAAACGTATCCCTGCTGCTGTATCAGAAGGAATAGCCAATATGACCCTGACTTTTATAGTATTAGTGTTTCGAAATAGCCAGACAGAAAGAATGGAGAAAAGACGCACAGGGTAAAATAATATTCTAAGAGATCATATTCCGATTTATTTCTTCATGGAAGCTTATATTTATAAGgtcttatatattttttctagaATCGTGGAAtagattctctctctctatatagtgcttttagttttctttatttgtcgtttttggtgtgtgtgtgtgtgtgtgtgtgtgtgtgtgtgtgtgtgtgtcttaagTCTTGCTTTTGTACTATACATTCTGGCCCTGTTTTTTATTATTCGAGTAGTTTGATAGTAAAGTGGATAACGTGCTAAATTGCTCGTCTACGATCTGTATTGATGgatttaatggggttttttttcaactgTTTTCTTCTCGATTTTATTACTTTGTCTCTTTGTGGTGCtacaataataaatgtgtttgttaGTAACTGGGCATTGGTTGGGAAGAGAAAAAGTGAACAAGATGAGTACATTGTAATgcatgtattgtgtttattaataGCTGGGtattggttgggacgagaaaacgTGAACAAGATGAGTACAttgtaatgtatgtattgtgtttattaataGCTGGACATTGGTTGGGAAGAGAAAACGTGAACAAGATGAGTACATTGTAATGTATTATTGGTGTTATTAATAGAGCTGGGCATTGGTTGGGAAGAGAAAACGTGAACAAGATGGTACAttgtaatgtatgtattgtgtttattaataGCTGgaacattgggtttttttttttttttttttttttttttttttttttttaggaagaGAAAACGTGAACAAGATGAGTACATTGTAATGTAagtattgtgtttattaataGCTGGACATTGGTTGGGGAGAGAAAACGTGAACAAGATGAGTAAAttgtaatgtatgtattgtgtttattaataGCCGGGCATTGGTTGGGAAGAGAAAACGTGAAAGATGAGTACAttgtaatgtatgtattgtgtttattaataGCTGGGTATTTGTTGGGAAAAGAAAACGTGAACAAGATGAGTACAttgtaatgtatgtattgtgtttattaataGCTGGGTATTGGTTGGGAAGAGAAAACTTGAAAGATGAGTACATTGTAATGTATATTCTGTGTTTATTTACCCAACCAGAACTCATTGTTCAAATCTCCAAATCCGTCTCTGTATTCATTCCAAGTTCTGTAGAAATTTACTGATCCGTCCGTCCGTCGCTGGAAAACCTGGGAATAAATTGAAGAAACTGTCCTGAGATTGTGTCCGTTGTTTGGGTAAATAAGATGACGGAAAGTAAAATGTGTATGAACATGAAACACACGTGGGTACATAAGCAGGTAGGaaggcagacaggcagacaggaaGACAGGAAGACAGGCATGCAGAGATGCAGATGAcggcagacagacaggcagacatacaGCCAGGCAGGCAGGCATGCAAAGATGCACATGACGGCAAAACGACGGGCAGACAGGAAGACAGGAAGACAGGTAGGCAGGCATGCAGAGATGCAGATGACGGCAAAAAGACGGGCAGACAGGAAGACAGGTAGGAAGGGCAGGAAGAGATGCAGATGACATGACCGGGCAGACAGGAAGAAGGGTAGCAGGGCATGCAGAGATGCAGATGACGGCAAAAAAGGAAGGGCAGACAGGAGACAGGACCAGTCAAAGGTGGCCGGATGCAGAGATGCAGATCCCGAGGGAAAAAAGGAAGGGCAGGACAGGAAGAAAGGCTAGAGATGCAAGCCAGGCAGGAAGAGATGTAGAGATGAAGATGACAGGCAAGaaagaagacagacagacaggaagacaggaaggaaagaaaggaagccAGGCAGGCAGGAGAAGAGATGGCAGATGACGGAGCCGCagacagaagaaaggaagagcAGACAGACGGAAGAAGGCAGGCGAGATGCAGAGATGAGAGACggcagaaagacagacaggAAGAAGAGGCAGCAGCAGAGAGGGCGATGACGGAAGAAAGACAGGACGAAGGAAACAGGGGCAGGCAGCAGGAGAGATGCGGAAGGGANNNNNNNNNNNNNNNNNNNNNNNNNNNNNNNNNNNNNNNNNNNNNNNNNNNNNNNNNNNNNNNNNNNNNNNNNNNNNNNNNNNNNNNNNNNNNNNNNNNNNNNNNNNNNNNNNNNNNNNNNNNNNNNNNNNNNNNNNNNNNNNNNNNNNNNNNNNNNNNNNNNNNNNNNNNNNNNNNNNNNNNNNNNNNNNNNNNNNNNNAGATTATGTGTTTGTTCTGTctgtcttgataatgaataacgtctttgtttagattatgtgtCTGTTCTGTCTGTTTTGATAATGAATCACGTCTTTGTTTAGAGTATGtgtctgttctgtctgtcttgataatgaataacgtCTTTGTTTAGAGTATGtgtctgttctgtctgtcttgataatgaataacgtctttgtttagattatgtgtctgttctgtctgtcttgataatgaatcaggtctttgtttagattatgtgtctgttctgtctgtcttgataatgaatcacgtctttgtttagattatgtgtctgttctgtctgtcttgataatgaataacgtCTTTGTTTAGAGTATGtgtctgttctgtctgtcttgataatgaataacgtctttgtttagattatgtgtctgttctgtctgtcttgataatgaatcaggtctttgtttagattatgtgtctgttctgtctgtcttgataatgaatcacgtctttgtttagattatgtgtctgttctgtctgtcttCATAATGAATAACGTCTTTGTTTAGAGTATGtgtctgttctgtctgtcttCATAATGAATAACGTCTTTGTTTAGAGTATGTGTCTACACTTATCGATCGATATTTCGAGTGTACACGCTACACTTATCAATCGATATATCGAGTGTACACGCTACACATATCGATCGATGTTTCGAGTGTACACGCTACACTTATCGATCGATATATCGAGTGTACACGCTACACTTATCGATCGATATTTCGAGTGTACACGCTACACTTATCAATCGATATATCGAGTGTACACGCTGCACTTACCGATCGGTTGCACGACGTTTCGtttcaatagtaaaatattttctaattaatGGCTTAGTTTGATAGCCTGGCTACTACCGTGCGtaataatacattaatgattaatatatttacgtttatatacatttattttagttaaattactttatatttaattattaattaattaaataattaattaactaattaaatttgtttttctgtttaaataatatattaattaatttaatttaaataatatattttattttttattgttgacaACTTAAGTATGTTTaggtttgtgtatatatgtgataCGTGTTGTCGTATGctagtgtatgtatgtttattgatcctttttttttttttttttttttttttccttttttggggggtgggtgggtgggtggggggggggggggtatctggAAATAATCCCGTCCACATTCCGGAAAATTGCATGCTATAAATATGTGTGTCTTTTAAATTTGGTTTGGtattttatccatattttaatcattattttatatttttaatttaaaaaaaaaagtaatttaactgggcaggtgtctggtctgtgcCTTTAGTAGTGGCTTGATTAATGCTACCTCGTCTACTGCCCAAGGTTTCAATGATTAAAATGATGACAGCGTCTTCTGAATGACTTAATCGTGTTGTTTTAGAGGACAACTGAGGGGTCGCCTGTTTCTTCGTGGATCGGCCGGGTACATCTCTCTCCTTCCGGTGGACTCGACTGCAAAACTTTCGAACACTTTCCTCCTTCCCACTAAATTAACCATCGCTGGATCGTTTGTGTCACTCTCCCAGTGGCACAAACGATGAAATTCATAACCCTTTGGCGTTACTCTCCTAGTGACGCCGGTTTAGGAAGTTCTACTAACATCTTAAACAACCACTAACCTGCCAGAATTGGATtgaactgcggttggacacggtgggggtggggggggggggggggggatgccgggagttagggcattctttggggcCATAGTCGTAGGCGGTTTGGTCTTTGGTTTTGTGCAGGGACGGACTCCCCGCTCTCCCGACCCTTACTTGGTCACACCAATCTTTATGATATGATTGACAGCCCcttttccaaaattaattattattattattattttgtatacttCTGCCAACTTTATAGCCTTTCCTcctaacctcccatgggcttaatgaatactgTTCAATAATTAACcccagtggtatatgggcacgttaaaccagtAACTAAGCTAATACATTTCACATTACCCGCTACATGTGTACAAACTGTAATACATATTCAACATACAATGGCAGATTTCCCTTTAGAAATAAGACTATTCCTTTGATAGATTTTACATTGCCTGCTACATGTGTGGAACTTACAATACATATTCAACTTAAACTTGCAGATTTCTCTTTAGAAACAATGCACTTTTTTagttcagttcaattcagtttACTTTCGTACACCCAACCACACACAACAGAGCAGCTAACAACACAAAATGTTAAACCAAATGTTGAAGTATATagaaaaaatgaaacaattatcAATTGTTAAACAGGTATACTCCGATTACGTTTGGTGGGGGACACAGCTAGTTTAATGATGGACGTTTTGCTAATTGAATGAGTTCGACAAGCGATGGGTTACATtagtaatattgttttaatgtactTAACTTAACACACGTTTATTGAATTACGTGCATACAATGATATATGACtttaaaatctctctctctctctctctctctctctctctctctctctctctctctctctctctctctctctctctctctctctctctctcctattcTCCATATACACTGTCATACAATgtaacttcttttcttttttattttctttgggacggTTTTGTCATCAGAGTATTTCTCTCagcaataacataaataattatagtaaGTGTGGCCACCGATTTGcccattttttatatttttgtgttcaCGGCTGATATAGTAACATCGGAAAAGAGTGGGGCATACGGTAGATCTGACGACTATTTTCTTGTATTTAAGTTGTCGTCCTTCTCATTTTATTCATGGCTGGGGATATTCACAAACATCCAGGCCTGATTCCAAATATaagtggtttatatatattacaaagtcGATTCAATCGAAAGCGAAATGAACACATTTGCTATAATAGCAGTTTACGAAACCCATCTAAATCAACCTATTTCCAGCGACAGCATCTTGATCAAAGGCTACAAAGAACCTTATCGTAGAGATCGACTGGTAAACGCCTGGGGTGGTGTAGCAGTCTACATTAAGCACCATATTACCCCTAAACAAAGAACCCTATCGTACAGATCGACTGGTAAACACCTCGGGTGGTGTAGCAGTCTACATTAAACACAATATTACCCCTAAACAAAGAACCCTATCGTAGAGATCGACTGGTAAATACCTGGGGTCGTGTAGCAGTCTACATTAAGCACCATATTACCCCTAAACAAAGAACCCTATCGTAGAGATCGACTGGTAAACATCTGGGGTGGTGTAGCAGTCTACATTAAACACCATATTACCCCTAAACAAAGAACCCTATCGCACAGATCGACTGGTAAACACCTGGGGTGGTGTAGCAGTCTACATTAAACACCGTATTACCCCTAAACAAAGAACCCTATTGCACAGATCGACTGGTAAACACCTGGGGTGGTGTAGCAGTCTACATTAAGCACCATATTACCCCTAAACAAAGAACCGTATCGTACAGATCGACTGGTAAACACCTGGGGTGGTGTAGCAGTCTGCATTAAACACCATATTATCCATAAACAAAGAACCCTATTGCACAGATCGACTGGTAAACACCTGGGGTGGTGTAGCAGTCTACATTAAACACCGTATTACCCCTAAACAAAGAACCCTATTGTACAGATCGACTGGTAAACACCTGGTGTGGTGTAGTAGTCTATATTAAACATCATATTACCCCTAAACAAAGAACCCTATCGTAGAGATCGACTGGTAAACACCTGGGGTGGTGTACCAGTCTACATTGAACACCATATTAtccctaaacaaaaataaatcatttgtgTACTCTATTTCAGTTGACACAACTAATCGACAAGCCAACAAGAATAACAGAAACCAGTAAAAGTTCTTTAGACGTGATATTTTATTCCCAAAATGTAAAATACTTTAAAGTGCTGACCTCTTTCTGTAGTGACCACTCTATTTAGCTAGGTAACAACGGTAATCACGATGCAAACCACATATTCCGACGAAACATATGGGGTTATTCCCTTGCAGATACCTGCGGTCTAAAAACATACTTCTCTGCGTTGAATTGGGACACCATTGATAATAACGATTCAGTCGATACCATTGTCACTAAAGTAGCAGGTATTATCTGACATGCAGGAAAACGCTTTATCCCATACAAAAACGTTTTAATTCGTCTAAAAGATTTTGTTTCATGAATGGAAATGTAAGAAAACGAATCAGACATTGACGCAAATTACATAGAAATGCAAAACTTAGCAATTTACCCAATGACTGGGCACAGTTTAGAACCCAGTGAAATATGGTTATCACAGAAATTAGAAAAGCAAAATCTgaatactataaaatacacacacacacacacacacacacacacacacacacacacacacacacatacacatacatacagatatatatatatatatatatatatatatatatatatatatatatataataaaggcAATGTTCACGATAAGCAAAGGTCGAAATTAGTGTCGACTTATATAAAGCAACGAGGTTCTGCCAGTCCAGTGGTACCAACACTTCTAATACGATAAGCAATGGTCGAAATTAGTGTCTTCTTATATGAAGCAACGAGGTTCTGCCAGCCCAGTGGTACGAAATCTATTAATGTGATAAGCAAAGGTCGAAATTAGTGTCATCTTATATAAAGCAACGATGTTCTGCCAGTCCAGTGGTACCAAGTCTACTAATACGATAAGCAAAGGTCGAAATTAGTGTCATCTTATATAAAGCAACGAGGTTCTGCCAGTCCAGTGGTAACAAGTCTACTAATTAATAATGTATCCACCAATGTGCAAAATGATGTAGTAAACATTTTCAACACTTTCAGTGTAGAGAAGGCGATGCTAGACGAATCCAACGTGGGGATCCAAGACACAGAAATTGCAACAAATAATTTGTTTGGTACTATTGAATTTCaaagaacaaaacattttaaattcccTTGACACTTCAAAATCAAATTACGCTTATCTTATTAGTAACACACGGTTTAGAACATAACTTAGCATGAACGGACATATGAATAGCTTGGCTAATCTGGCTTTCCTTTTAATAGTCTAAAtgccataaatatatatctgtCCTCTACTAATTTCATGGCTTCAGATACTATATATAGGTGTATTTATCACCGATGCATTACAGTTTCGTAGGTctcatgtttataatatttatttcagaaCTGCATGTGTTTCcgatttttatataaaacaaatctttGTGTTCTTCTCTACATTGTTTTCAACACTTCAAGTctatatttttctgtttcagAGTTTCACCCTTTCTGTAAATGCACAGACTCTAGTCTTAACACTTGAAAAAagacactgagtttagttaatctagtctaatatctataatatttatttcagaatGTTTTTCAAAACTTCAAGTctatatttttctgtttcagAGTTTCACCCTTTCTTTAAATGCACAAacacttaagtttagttaaccTAGACACCTGTAATACAtctagataaagttacaaccaATGagacaagagtctgtgacttcgacacggtgaaatacccttaaacatAGACTCCATAATCgttagttttcaaatgtacatgcgattttaaaaatactaaaactacattttatggtatgatttcaattatcaaaaccAAATCTAACAGTGAACAAAATATGCCTTAATCTTTAAATATAGGGACTGTCACTGTAATCCTGATGGTGTCTATTTCATTTTTATCATCAGCAGAATGATGCTCATTTCAGAATATGATGGTTCCGATCAGCAGAATGATGCTCATTTCAGAATACGATCAGCAGAATGATGCTCATTTCAAAATACGATGGGTCCGATCAGCAGACTGGTGCTCATTTCAGAATACGATGGGTCCGATCAGCAGAATGATGCTCATTTCAGAATACGATGGGTCCGATCAGAAGAATGATGCTCATTTCAGAATACGATGGGTCCGATCAGCAGAATGATGCTCATTTCAAAATACGATGGGTCCGATCAGCAGAATGATGCTCATTTCAGAATATGATCGGTCCGATCAGCAGAATGATGCTCATTTCAGAATATGATGGGTCCGATCAGCAGAATGATGCTCATTTCAGAATACGATGGGTCCGATCAGCAGAATGATGCTCATTTCAGAATACGATGGGTCCGATCAGCAGAATGATGCTCATTTCAAAATACGATGGGTCCCATCAGCAGAATGATGCTCATTTCAGAATATGATCGGTCCGATCAGCAGAATGATGCTCATTTCAGAATATGTTGGGTCCGATGATTGAATATGATGGGTCCGACCAGCAGAATGATGCTCATTTCAGAATGTGATGGGTCCGATCAGCAGAATGATGCTCATTTCAGAATACGATGGGTCCGGTCAGCAGAATGATGCTCATTTCAGAATACGATGGGTCCGATCAGCAGAATGATGCTCATTTCAGAATATGATGGGTCCGATGATTGAATATGATGGGTCCGATCAGCAGAATGATGCTCATTTCAGAATGTGATGGGTCCGATCAGCAGAATGATGCTCATTTCAGAATACGATGGGTCCGATCAGCAGAATGATGCTCATTTCAGAATACGATGGGTCCGATCAGCAGAATGATGCTCATTTCAGAATACGATGGGTCCGATCAGCAGAATGATGCTCATTTCAGAATACGATGGGTCCGATCAGCAGAATGATGCTCATTTCAGAATACGATGGGTCCGATCAGCAGAATGGTGCTCATTTCAGAATAAGATGGGTACGATCAGCAGACTGGTGCTCATTTCAGAATACGATGGGTCCGATCAGCAGAATGATGCTCATTTCAGAATACTATGGGTCCGATCAGCAGAATGATGCTCATTTCAAAATACGATGGGTCCGATCAGCAGAATGATGCTCATTTCAAAATACGATGGGTCCGATCAGCAGAATGATGCCCATTTCAGAATACGATGTGTCTGATTAGCAGAATGGTGCTCATTTCAGAATATGAAGGGTCTGATTAGCAGAATGGTGTTCACTTCAGAATATGATGGGTCTGATCAGCAGAATGGTGCTCATTTCAAAATATGATGGGTCCGATCAGCAGAATGGAGTTCACTTCAGAATACGATGTGTCTAATTAGCAGAATGGTGTTCACTTCAGAATATGACGTTTCTGATTAGCAGAATGGTGTTCACTTCAGAATATAATGTGTCCGATCAGCAGAATGATGCTCATTTCAGAATATGATGGGTCCGATCAGCAGAATGATGCTCATTTCAGAATATGATGGGTCCGATCAGCAGAATGATGCTCATTTCAGAATATGATGGGTCCGATCAGCAGAATGATGCTCATTTCAGAATATGATGTGTCCGATGAGCAGAATGATGCTCATTTCAGAATACGATGGGTCCGATCAGCAGAATGATGCTCATTTCAGAAAACGATGGGTCCGATCAGCAGAATGGTGCTCATTTCAGAATACGATGGGTACGATCAGCAGGactggtgttcatttcagaatACGATGGGTCCGATCAGCAGAATGATGCTCATTTCAGAATACGATGGGTCCGATCAGCAGAATGATGCTCATTTCAAAATACGATGGGTCCGATCAGCAGAATGATGCTCATTTCAAAATACGATGCGTCCGATCAGCAGAATGATGCCCATTTCAGAATACGATGTGTCTGATTAGCAGAATGGTGCTCATTTCAGAATATGAAGGGTCTGATTAGCAGAATGGTGTTCACTTCAGAATATGATGGGTCTGATCAGCAGAATGGTGCTCATTTCAAAATATGATGGGTCCGATCAGCAGAATGGAGTTCACTTCAGAATACGATGTGTCTAATTAGCAGAATGGTGTTCACTTCAGAATATGACGTTTCTGATTAGCAGAATGGTGTTCACTTCAGAATATAATGTGTCCGATCAGCAGAATGATGCTCATTTCAGAATATGATGGGTCCGATCAGCAGAATGATGCTCATTTCAGAATATGATGGGTCCGATCAGCAGAATGATGCTCATTTCAGAATATGATGGGTCCGATCAGCAGAATGATGCTCATTTCAGAATATGATGTGTCCGATCAGGAGAATGATGCTCATTTCAGAATATGATGGGTCCGATCAGCAGAATGATGCTCATTGCAGAATATGATGGGTCCGATTAGCAGAATGATGCTCATTTCAGAATATGATGGGTCCGATCAGCAGAATGATGCTCATTTCAGAATATGATGGGTCCGATCAGCAGAATGATGCTCATTTCAGAATATGATGGGTCCGATCAGCAGAATGATGCTCATTTCAGAATATGATGTGTCCGATCAGCAGAATGATGCTCATTTCAGAATATGATGGGTCCGATTAGCAGAACGATGCTCATTTCAGAATATGATGGGTCCGATCAGCAGAATGATGCTCATTTCAGAATATGATGGGTCCGATCATTGTATATGATGTGTCCGATCAGCAGAATGATGCTCATTTCAGAATATGATGTGTCCGATCAGCAGAATGATGCTCATTTCAGAATATGATGGGTCCGATCAGCAGAATGATGCTCATTTCAGAATATGATGGGTCCGATCAGCAGAATGGTGCTCATTTCAGAATACGATGGGTCCGATCAGCAGAATGATGCTCATTTCAGAATACGATGGGTCCGATCAGCAGAATGATGCTCATTTCAGAATATGATCGGTCCGATCAGCAGAATGATGCTCATTTCAGAATATGATGGGTCCGATCAGCAGAATGATGCTCATTTCAGAATACGATGGGTCCGATGAGCAGAATGATGCTCATTTCAGAATACGATGGGTCCGATCAGCAGAATGATGCTCATTTCAGAATATGATCGGTCCGATCAGCAGAATGATGCTCATTTCAGAATATGATGGGTCCGATCAGCAGAATGATGCTCATTTCAAAATACGATGGGTCCGATCAGCAGAATGATGCTCATTTCAGAATATGATCGGTCCGATCAGCAGAATGATGCTCATTTCAGAATATGATGTGTCCGATCAGCAGAATGATGCTCATTTCAGAATATGATGGGTCCGATTAGCAGAACGATGCTCATTTCAGAATATGATGGGTCCGATCAGCAGAATGATGCTCATTTCAGAATATGATGGGTCCGATCATTGAATATGATGTGTCCGATCAGCAGAATGATGCTCATTTCAGAATATGATGGGTCCGATCAGCAGAATGATGCTCATTTCAGAATATGATGTGTCCGATCAGCAGAATGGTGCTCATTTCAAAATATGATGGGTCCGATCAGCAGAATGATGCTCATTTCAGAATATGA of the Gigantopelta aegis isolate Gae_Host chromosome 12, Gae_host_genome, whole genome shotgun sequence genome contains:
- the LOC121386144 gene encoding ryncolin-1-like, with translation MPACLAVCLPVCLPSSASLHACLPVFLSACLPSYLLMYPRVFHVHTHFTFRHLIYPNNGHNLRTVSSIYSQVFQRRTDGSVNFYRTWNEYRDGFGDLNNEFWLGNTNIHRITSQGYYDLRIDLEDFEGNTTYAVYKNFSLASQQDYFRLSLGEYSGNAGDSFSVHSGYRFSAKDFDLDHSGGNCAEKFKGAWWYTSCHLSNLNGLYLNGSHSSRAVGVNWKTWRGHYYSLKRTVMKIRPMEF